One segment of Pseudomonadota bacterium DNA contains the following:
- a CDS encoding helix-turn-helix domain-containing protein: MRVRASFCVAMTASSGASGVGGRRTAVTTTACPDCPARRRGVLDAMLPSAEGPCSFVSLAVEAREAVPARWLQTYGFALVRRGLLVRQRSDAQGRLTAVDVVGPGAGFSVPSAARDPKCSVVPAGYAATRALLCLVRGQAMCDHAAVGGVTATDLLELQGEAAERLERFADARSKPGLDARLAALLCCLADTLARDCFPSTAVDPEALEIVGRSRAAANLVPPGLLQRDLAALVSARHESVCRVLKSMSRRKLIQSSEAGIRLLDRAALEQL, translated from the coding sequence ATGCGCGTGCGGGCATCCTTTTGCGTGGCCATGACGGCGTCGAGCGGAGCATCCGGGGTGGGGGGCCGTCGCACAGCGGTCACCACGACAGCGTGTCCGGACTGCCCGGCGCGCCGTCGGGGCGTACTCGACGCCATGCTGCCCTCGGCCGAGGGTCCTTGCAGCTTCGTATCGCTCGCGGTCGAAGCTCGCGAGGCGGTGCCCGCGCGCTGGCTGCAAACCTATGGCTTCGCGCTGGTCCGTCGAGGCCTGCTCGTTCGCCAGCGTTCCGACGCTCAGGGACGACTGACGGCTGTCGACGTCGTCGGTCCGGGCGCCGGGTTTTCGGTCCCGAGCGCAGCACGAGACCCGAAGTGCTCGGTTGTGCCAGCCGGCTACGCGGCGACGCGAGCGCTGCTCTGCCTGGTGCGTGGGCAGGCAATGTGTGATCACGCGGCGGTGGGCGGCGTCACGGCCACGGATCTACTCGAGCTGCAAGGTGAGGCCGCGGAGCGCCTGGAGCGGTTTGCGGACGCGCGCAGCAAGCCCGGGCTCGACGCTCGATTGGCGGCGCTGCTGTGCTGCTTGGCCGACACACTCGCCAGGGACTGTTTTCCAAGCACTGCCGTGGATCCCGAGGCCCTCGAAATCGTGGGGCGCTCGCGCGCTGCCGCGAACCTGGTGCCGCCCGGCCTGCTGCAGCGCGACCTGGCTGCGCTGGTATCGGCCCGTCACGAGTCGGTCTGCAGGGTCTTGAAGAGCATGTCGCGGCGCAAGCTCATTCAGAGTAGCGAGGCGGGCATTCGTTTGCTTGACAGGGCGGCCCTCGAGCAACTGTAG
- a CDS encoding SpoVR family protein yields MAQFALKTDLPGYLRDEQRKIEQYAKNYGLDFFPTVFEVLSYSHMNEIAAYGGFPSRYPHWRFGMAFEQLSKSAEYGLSTIYEMVINNNPAIAYLLEGNSIIDQKLVMAHVYAHVDFFKNNFAFQSTDQGRDSLTGLLRRKWIDTMANHGSIVRRCANRVGIEKVEAFIDTCLSIENLIDPYRPFGPQPRKDRDSDQDTLQDEAEEVPRLRVERDYMEQYINPDEFVESQKKRLEQDVDKSKRVPKEPERDVLQFLLDHAPLERWQRDIVAIVRREAYYFAPQGQTKIMNEGWATYWHSKILTEKALDASEIVDYADRCAGVLATSGNQLNPYKLGVELFRHIEERWNKGRFGKEWEECDDLEARQAWDRRLGLGRRKIFEVRSHYNDVTFIDEFLTPEFVMDQRLYSFGFNAKNDRWEIESRVFRDVKVKLLAQLTNAGQPFIYVQDANHNNRGELLLRHDHQGVDLRLDYARAVLEALAHIWKRPVEIHTLLEGKATLLQYDGSSHEQKGL; encoded by the coding sequence ATGGCCCAGTTTGCCCTAAAAACAGACCTGCCTGGCTATCTTCGCGACGAGCAACGCAAGATCGAGCAGTACGCAAAGAACTACGGCCTCGATTTTTTTCCGACTGTGTTCGAGGTGCTGTCGTACTCGCACATGAACGAGATCGCTGCCTACGGTGGATTTCCCAGCCGCTATCCACATTGGCGCTTCGGCATGGCTTTCGAACAATTGTCGAAGAGTGCCGAGTACGGATTGTCAACGATTTACGAAATGGTGATCAATAACAATCCGGCGATCGCCTATCTGCTCGAGGGCAATAGCATCATCGATCAGAAACTGGTCATGGCCCATGTTTATGCCCATGTGGACTTCTTCAAGAACAACTTTGCCTTCCAATCCACTGACCAAGGTCGCGACTCGCTGACCGGACTGCTGCGCCGAAAGTGGATCGATACTATGGCGAATCACGGATCCATCGTACGCCGCTGTGCCAACCGGGTCGGTATCGAGAAGGTCGAGGCGTTCATCGATACCTGTCTCAGCATCGAGAATCTGATCGACCCGTACCGCCCGTTTGGGCCGCAACCCCGCAAGGATCGCGACAGCGATCAGGATACCCTGCAGGACGAGGCCGAAGAGGTTCCGCGCCTTCGAGTCGAGCGCGACTACATGGAGCAGTACATCAATCCGGACGAGTTTGTCGAATCGCAGAAGAAGAGGCTCGAGCAGGACGTCGACAAGAGCAAGCGGGTGCCCAAGGAGCCCGAGCGGGACGTCCTGCAGTTTCTGCTCGATCATGCGCCGCTGGAACGCTGGCAGCGAGACATCGTGGCCATTGTCCGCCGGGAGGCCTACTACTTCGCCCCACAGGGGCAGACCAAGATCATGAACGAGGGATGGGCGACCTACTGGCATTCCAAGATCCTGACGGAAAAGGCGCTCGACGCCTCCGAAATCGTGGACTACGCGGACCGCTGTGCCGGCGTGCTGGCCACGTCGGGTAACCAGCTCAACCCGTACAAGCTAGGTGTGGAGCTGTTTCGGCACATCGAGGAGCGCTGGAACAAGGGACGCTTCGGAAAGGAGTGGGAGGAGTGCGACGATCTGGAGGCTCGGCAAGCCTGGGATAGGAGGCTGGGACTCGGCCGGCGCAAGATCTTCGAAGTGCGTTCCCACTACAACGACGTGACGTTCATCGACGAGTTTCTCACGCCCGAGTTCGTAATGGACCAGAGGCTCTACAGCTTTGGGTTCAATGCCAAAAACGATCGCTGGGAAATCGAGTCGAGGGTGTTCCGAGACGTGAAGGTGAAGTTGCTCGCGCAGTTGACCAACGCGGGCCAACCCTTCATCTACGTGCAGGATGCCAACCACAACAACCGTGGCGAGCTACTGCTCAGGCACGACCATCAGGGAGTCGATCTGAGACTCGACTATGCGCGGGCGGTGCTGGAGGCGCTGGCACACATCTGGAAGCGTCCCGTCGAGATCCACACGCTGCTCGAGGGTAAGGCCACGCTGTTGCAGTACGACGGGTCCAGCCACGAGCAGAAGGGGCTGTAG
- a CDS encoding DUF444 family protein, with amino-acid sequence MSLRIDQDHSRFRQIVRGRIRQNLRKYISQGELIGKQGQERVSIPIPQVDIPRFRFEDRQRGGVGQGDGEPGDPVAGQPGQPGQGAAGSAPGEHMLEVDVSLADLAEILGEELELPRIEDKGKDAIVEAKDRYVGIRRVGPNSLRHFRRTFRHALKRQISLGTYDPRNPVIVPVRDDMRFRSWKTEHEPVANAVILYMMDVSGSMGDEQKEIVRIESFWIDTWLKHNYQGIETRFIIHDAVAREVDRDTFFRTRESGGTMISSAYKLASDIIDRDYSSSEWNIYLFHFSDGDNWSVDDTLLCIQLLSDKLLPTSNVFCYGQVESPYGSGQFIKDLGEHLKDNERLITSEIRDRDAIVHSIREFLGKGK; translated from the coding sequence ATGTCCCTTCGCATCGATCAAGACCACTCTCGGTTTCGGCAGATTGTGCGCGGCCGGATCCGTCAAAACCTACGCAAGTATATCTCGCAGGGCGAATTAATCGGCAAACAGGGTCAGGAACGGGTGTCGATCCCGATCCCCCAGGTCGACATCCCGCGCTTTCGCTTCGAGGACCGGCAGCGAGGTGGCGTGGGTCAGGGAGACGGCGAACCCGGGGACCCGGTAGCCGGGCAGCCCGGTCAACCGGGCCAGGGAGCCGCCGGTAGCGCGCCGGGCGAGCACATGTTGGAAGTCGACGTCAGCCTGGCTGACCTTGCGGAGATCCTCGGTGAGGAGCTCGAGCTGCCTCGCATCGAGGACAAGGGCAAGGACGCCATCGTGGAGGCCAAGGATCGGTATGTGGGGATTCGTCGCGTCGGCCCCAACTCGCTGCGCCACTTTCGCAGGACCTTCCGACACGCCCTGAAGCGCCAGATCTCGCTCGGGACCTATGACCCTCGCAACCCCGTCATCGTGCCGGTTCGTGACGACATGCGCTTTCGTTCCTGGAAAACGGAGCACGAGCCGGTCGCAAACGCCGTGATTCTCTACATGATGGACGTGTCCGGCTCGATGGGCGACGAACAGAAGGAAATCGTGCGCATCGAATCCTTCTGGATCGACACCTGGCTCAAGCACAACTATCAGGGCATCGAGACACGCTTCATAATCCACGATGCGGTGGCACGTGAGGTGGATCGCGACACCTTCTTTCGCACGCGTGAGTCGGGTGGAACCATGATCTCGTCCGCCTACAAGCTAGCCTCTGATATAATCGATCGTGACTACTCTTCCAGCGAATGGAATATCTATCTGTTTCATTTTTCAGATGGCGACAATTGGAGTGTGGACGACACATTGCTGTGCATCCAGCTCCTCAGCGACAAGCTGCTTCCAACGTCCAATGTTTTCTGCTACGGGCAGGTGGAGAGCCCCTACGGATCGGGCCAGTTCATCAAGGATCTGGGCGAGCATCTGAAAGACAACGAGCGTCTGATCACCAGCGAGATTCGAGATAGGGATGCCATCGTACACTCCATCCGCGAGTTTCTGGGCAAGGGCAAGTAG
- a CDS encoding sulfatase-like hydrolase/transferase: MHKKRWIFLAKLLVSGGIIAYVIRRVLLREGADELWDKMSAVVWPWLGAAATMQLCAIATSVLRWQRLLVGQGIRAPARHLVGSFMIGRFFGAFTPGGWTGLNGYRLYDIAVQTGKVSRSTAVIGIEMVLGYLAFGVVLVAGSTFGLRVIGIEWVLLVDAIFVMAIGLGLVLIMRPALFRLLGGTLPVSYRSRLQSVIDAVCAYQGQGTLVVQAAALGVGTHTFNSLIYVSTARAFGVTELGIGEIFFVSTVQILATLFPASVNGIGVREATAIELYSKFGVAQSVGFLIPTLGFAVEMLISSVGGLVFLARRVGYSVEIQVEHAEREKLNEAQIEHVPAARRPSVTRGVVVGMGAGLFGGMIVGVGEALVTLASSAERDFSVLSYAGCLYGLSCGLFGAGLGGAMAASGRLMQREAEPEPRVYGRLSAAIVAGAAFVLGAFRVRRDLFHEELVWKSGRGLAVLLACLFAAAALYAVLRLLLRPLMDRAAGRFLLTPWGTPALGAACMLLLAMPALGAQGGAAEPVATRPRAPKAAGNLLFLVVDTLRADHLPAYGYRRGSTPHLDAFARDAVRFDQAFANASWTRPSFASILTGRYAASHHTMAKADALPDELVTLPEALRAGGYTTLGVATNYNVAPFFNFHQGFDDYRYLEPSYVLFANDTSSKLLMVQLARRIVEKLQPARPGSVYKDAEQVNREILDLLERKPRKPWFVFAGYMDPHDPYYAHPYDGAGYARSTHQRPRPEEAPRLQRLYDGEITYWDHHFGQLLSALKERNLYEDLTVVVTSDHGEEFMDHGGYWHGTTLYDEQIRVPLLLKLPDNARGGTTVYHWVQSIDLMPTLLARAGLEIPQGVQGRDAFVGSDEVFAEESHEGNVLGALRLKHDHVELKLITANRDNPRGLETRELYELDSDPGEQENLAHARLAELTHGEQRLDQYRQQAAEGAVAPRSVNVAADQAAIDRLRALGYAAERSTSKPKLD, encoded by the coding sequence ATGCACAAGAAACGCTGGATATTCCTGGCCAAGCTGCTCGTTTCGGGAGGCATTATCGCGTACGTGATCCGCCGGGTGCTGCTGCGCGAAGGTGCCGACGAGCTGTGGGACAAGATGTCGGCGGTGGTGTGGCCCTGGTTGGGTGCCGCGGCCACGATGCAGCTGTGCGCAATCGCCACCAGTGTGCTGCGCTGGCAGCGCCTACTCGTGGGGCAAGGTATCCGCGCCCCCGCACGCCATCTGGTGGGCTCGTTCATGATCGGTCGCTTCTTCGGCGCGTTCACACCGGGCGGCTGGACCGGCCTCAACGGCTACCGGCTGTACGATATCGCGGTTCAAACCGGCAAGGTGTCCAGGTCGACCGCGGTCATCGGAATCGAAATGGTGCTCGGCTACCTCGCCTTTGGTGTGGTGTTGGTGGCAGGCTCGACGTTCGGGCTGCGCGTCATCGGGATCGAGTGGGTGCTCTTGGTCGATGCGATCTTCGTGATGGCCATCGGGCTTGGGCTGGTGCTCATCATGCGACCGGCCCTGTTTCGGCTCCTCGGAGGCACGCTGCCGGTGTCGTATCGCTCGCGCCTGCAGTCGGTCATCGACGCCGTGTGCGCCTATCAGGGGCAGGGCACGCTGGTCGTGCAAGCAGCGGCGCTGGGCGTCGGGACCCACACCTTCAACAGCCTGATCTATGTCTCCACGGCGCGGGCTTTCGGAGTAACGGAGCTCGGCATCGGGGAGATCTTCTTCGTATCGACGGTGCAGATCCTCGCCACGCTGTTTCCAGCTTCGGTCAACGGTATCGGCGTGCGCGAAGCAACCGCGATCGAGCTGTATTCGAAATTCGGGGTGGCGCAGTCCGTCGGCTTTCTGATTCCCACGCTGGGGTTCGCCGTGGAGATGCTGATATCGAGCGTGGGCGGCCTGGTTTTCCTGGCCCGCCGGGTCGGCTACAGCGTCGAAATCCAGGTCGAGCACGCCGAGCGCGAAAAGCTCAACGAAGCGCAGATCGAACACGTACCCGCGGCGCGCCGGCCCAGCGTCACACGCGGCGTGGTCGTGGGCATGGGCGCAGGCCTTTTCGGGGGCATGATCGTGGGCGTGGGCGAGGCCCTGGTCACGCTGGCCTCGAGCGCCGAGCGAGACTTCAGCGTGCTGAGCTACGCGGGCTGCCTGTACGGCCTGAGCTGCGGCCTGTTTGGCGCTGGCTTGGGCGGAGCCATGGCCGCAAGTGGGCGACTGATGCAGCGCGAGGCCGAGCCCGAACCCAGGGTGTATGGCCGCCTCAGCGCTGCGATCGTGGCCGGGGCAGCTTTCGTGCTTGGCGCCTTCCGCGTGCGGCGCGACCTCTTCCATGAGGAGCTGGTCTGGAAGAGCGGGCGAGGCCTGGCGGTCTTGCTGGCCTGCCTGTTTGCCGCAGCAGCGCTTTACGCGGTCCTAAGGCTGCTGCTGCGACCGCTGATGGACCGGGCCGCGGGTCGCTTCCTGCTCACGCCCTGGGGGACGCCCGCCCTTGGGGCCGCCTGCATGCTCCTGCTCGCCATGCCGGCCCTGGGCGCGCAGGGGGGCGCCGCCGAGCCCGTTGCGACCCGGCCGCGCGCTCCGAAAGCAGCCGGAAACCTGCTGTTTCTCGTGGTGGACACCCTGCGGGCCGACCATCTGCCGGCCTACGGCTACCGGCGAGGCTCGACTCCGCACCTGGACGCGTTCGCCCGGGACGCCGTGCGCTTCGACCAGGCCTTCGCCAACGCGTCGTGGACCCGTCCGAGCTTCGCTTCCATCCTCACGGGGCGCTACGCGGCAAGCCACCACACCATGGCCAAAGCCGACGCGCTGCCCGACGAGCTGGTCACCTTACCGGAAGCGCTGCGTGCCGGTGGCTACACCACGCTGGGCGTGGCCACGAACTACAACGTTGCACCGTTCTTCAACTTCCACCAGGGCTTTGATGACTACCGCTACCTCGAACCCAGCTACGTGCTCTTTGCCAACGACACGTCCTCCAAGCTGCTGATGGTCCAGCTTGCGCGACGCATCGTGGAGAAATTGCAGCCGGCCCGCCCCGGCAGCGTCTACAAAGACGCCGAGCAGGTAAACCGCGAGATCCTCGACCTGCTCGAGCGCAAGCCCCGAAAACCCTGGTTCGTGTTCGCCGGCTACATGGATCCTCACGACCCGTACTACGCCCACCCCTACGATGGCGCCGGTTACGCGCGCTCGACTCACCAGCGACCGAGACCCGAGGAGGCTCCCCGCCTGCAGCGGCTGTACGACGGAGAGATCACGTATTGGGACCACCACTTCGGCCAGCTGCTGTCGGCGCTCAAGGAGCGCAACCTCTACGAAGACCTGACCGTGGTGGTCACTTCCGACCATGGCGAGGAGTTCATGGACCACGGCGGGTATTGGCATGGGACGACCCTGTACGACGAACAGATCCGAGTGCCGCTCCTGCTCAAGCTCCCTGATAACGCACGGGGCGGCACCACGGTGTATCACTGGGTGCAGTCGATCGATCTGATGCCCACGCTGCTTGCTCGGGCGGGCCTCGAAATTCCCCAGGGCGTGCAAGGGCGCGATGCATTTGTCGGGAGCGACGAGGTGTTCGCGGAGGAAAGCCACGAGGGCAACGTGCTCGGTGCGCTGCGTCTCAAGCACGACCACGTGGAGCTGAAGCTGATCACGGCCAATCGGGACAACCCGCGCGGGCTTGAAACGCGTGAGCTCTATGAGCTCGACTCGGACCCGGGCGAGCAGGAGAATCTCGCGCACGCGCGCCTGGCCGAGTTGACCCATGGCGAGCAGCGGCTCGACCAATACCGGCAGCAGGCCGCCGAGGGCGCGGTGGCCCCCCGCAGCGTGAACGTGGCAGCCGACCAGGCCGCCATCGATCGCCTGCGGGCCCTCGGGTACGCCGCCGAACGGTCAACCAGCAAGCCCAAACTGGATTGA
- a CDS encoding DUF1015 family protein, with protein sequence MVRIQPFFAFRPRPEIAEKIASVPYDVVNTEEARALADGNPLSFLRVIRPEIDLPDGTDPYADEVYAAAGRNLRKLLDEGVLIRDVRRCLYLYRQEATLLGRQVSQSGVVACCHVGDYDAGLIKKHEKTRQHKEDDRTRHVLALNANAGPVFLLHRDRPAIKSLIEEAQLEQPLYDFTASDCVRHTVWRVDRSELLVQAFAELDHAYVADGHHRAASAARAGAARRKGNPLHTGSEEYNWFLTVLFGAEQLTILPYHRLVRDLNGLSAESFIARLMQIGTLVPTGRPEVVSSGAFSVFAGGKWYRVRMALESIAKDDPVRSLDYVLLDERVLDPVLGIKDVRSDSRIDFVGGIRGTAELERRVSSGEMAAAFAMRPIKVEQLMRVADAGEIMPPKSTWFEPKLRSGLLIHSLD encoded by the coding sequence ATGGTTCGCATTCAACCATTCTTCGCCTTTCGTCCTCGGCCCGAGATTGCGGAGAAAATCGCATCGGTGCCGTACGACGTCGTCAACACCGAGGAAGCGCGTGCGCTCGCCGACGGCAATCCACTGAGCTTCTTGCGCGTGATCCGGCCCGAGATCGATTTACCCGATGGGACCGACCCCTATGCGGACGAGGTGTATGCTGCCGCTGGTCGCAACCTGCGCAAGCTGCTCGACGAGGGCGTGCTGATCAGGGACGTTCGGCGTTGCCTTTACCTGTATCGGCAAGAGGCCACGCTGCTCGGCCGCCAGGTAAGCCAGAGCGGTGTCGTGGCCTGCTGCCACGTGGGAGACTACGACGCGGGCCTGATCAAAAAGCACGAGAAGACCCGGCAGCACAAAGAGGACGATCGCACGCGTCACGTGCTGGCGCTGAACGCGAATGCGGGCCCGGTTTTCTTGCTGCATCGGGACCGACCCGCCATCAAGTCCCTGATCGAGGAGGCCCAGCTCGAGCAGCCGCTGTACGACTTCACCGCCAGCGACTGTGTCAGGCACACCGTGTGGCGCGTAGATCGCAGCGAGCTGCTCGTCCAGGCGTTTGCCGAGCTTGACCACGCCTACGTGGCCGACGGCCACCATCGCGCGGCTTCTGCGGCGCGGGCCGGGGCCGCCCGGCGCAAGGGCAATCCGCTGCATACCGGCAGCGAAGAGTACAACTGGTTCTTGACCGTGCTGTTCGGCGCGGAGCAGTTGACCATCTTGCCCTATCACCGGCTTGTTCGCGATCTGAATGGGCTGAGCGCCGAGTCGTTTATTGCTCGGTTGATGCAGATCGGCACGCTTGTTCCCACCGGTAGGCCGGAGGTCGTGAGCTCGGGCGCATTCAGCGTGTTCGCGGGCGGCAAGTGGTATCGGGTGCGTATGGCGCTGGAGTCGATCGCCAAGGATGACCCGGTACGTTCGCTCGACTATGTGCTGCTGGATGAGCGCGTGCTCGATCCCGTGCTCGGCATCAAAGACGTGCGCAGCGACTCCAGGATCGACTTCGTGGGTGGTATCCGAGGCACCGCCGAGCTCGAGCGCAGGGTCAGCTCCGGTGAAATGGCCGCGGCTTTCGCCATGCGTCCGATCAAGGTCGAACAGCTCATGCGCGTGGCCGATGCCGGGGAGATCATGCCTCCCAAGTCGACCTGGTTCGAGCCCAAGTTGCGATCGGGGCTTCTGATTCACTCCCTGGACTGA
- a CDS encoding cupin, whose product MPRLIEEPARIAAAGSSGKLIEEYVGRVRTDDAEVSVALMHSPAGWEEPGQRPEFDEYTLVLEGSLIVEFEGGSVSVETGQAVVARRGEWVRYKTPEGARYVAVCRPAFSPQTVHRDPA is encoded by the coding sequence ATGCCCAGGCTCATCGAGGAACCCGCACGCATCGCTGCTGCGGGCAGCAGCGGGAAGCTGATCGAGGAGTATGTCGGCCGCGTGCGCACGGACGATGCCGAGGTCAGCGTGGCCCTCATGCACAGTCCCGCCGGGTGGGAGGAACCTGGACAGCGCCCGGAGTTCGATGAGTACACGCTGGTGCTCGAGGGCAGCCTGATTGTCGAATTCGAGGGTGGCAGCGTGAGCGTGGAAACGGGACAGGCTGTAGTGGCTCGACGGGGCGAATGGGTGCGCTACAAGACGCCTGAGGGCGCTCGCTACGTGGCGGTGTGTAGGCCCGCTTTTTCGCCACAGACCGTCCACCGCGATCCGGCCTAG
- a CDS encoding trypsin-like peptidase domain-containing protein: MANRGKQQSRFVVVFLGVLAAMGLASAAAAGAMWYWLTRAPASDELAAGNGAKERLAAPPEPAHPLAPPASSALGVASGFAEGEDRIIQLFEAASPSVVFITTVDQGHDLRFNVFEIPRGTGSGFVWDNKGHIVTNYHVIRNARGARVSLADGSVYRAGLVGRTRHKDIAVLHIDAPADKLRPISRGSSQKLRVGQTVLAIGNPFGLDHTLSTGVISGLGREIRSLTNRPIQGVIQTDAVINPGNSGGPLLDSAGRLIGINTAIYSPTGVSAGVGFAVPVDTVKRVVPQLIEHGRVMRPLLGIILGDELILRRLGLQGVLVWDVAADGPAAAAGIRPLRRVPSGDIVFDVITGIDEQQVRNHDDLYRILDRHAVGDEVAVRLRRAAGTLQVRLRLAAARE; this comes from the coding sequence ATGGCGAATCGCGGCAAGCAGCAGAGTCGATTCGTCGTGGTGTTCCTCGGCGTGCTCGCTGCCATGGGGCTAGCTTCGGCAGCGGCGGCGGGTGCGATGTGGTACTGGCTGACGCGCGCGCCTGCCAGCGACGAGCTCGCGGCCGGCAACGGGGCCAAGGAGCGGCTGGCAGCGCCGCCCGAGCCCGCACACCCGCTGGCGCCTCCAGCGTCGAGCGCGCTGGGCGTCGCGTCCGGCTTCGCCGAAGGAGAGGACAGGATCATCCAGCTCTTCGAAGCCGCCAGCCCCTCGGTGGTCTTCATCACGACCGTCGATCAAGGTCATGATCTTCGCTTCAATGTATTCGAGATCCCACGAGGCACGGGATCGGGTTTCGTATGGGACAACAAGGGCCACATCGTCACCAACTACCACGTCATCCGAAACGCCCGCGGTGCCCGCGTTTCTCTTGCCGATGGCTCGGTGTACCGGGCGGGCCTGGTCGGCCGAACGCGCCACAAAGACATCGCCGTGCTGCACATCGATGCTCCGGCCGACAAGCTGCGCCCGATCTCCAGGGGCAGCTCGCAGAAGCTACGCGTGGGCCAGACCGTGCTCGCGATCGGCAATCCCTTCGGGCTCGATCACACGCTATCTACGGGCGTGATAAGCGGCCTTGGACGCGAGATACGCTCGCTGACCAATCGCCCGATCCAAGGCGTGATCCAGACCGACGCCGTCATCAATCCAGGTAACTCGGGCGGACCTTTGCTCGACAGTGCGGGCCGCCTGATCGGCATCAACACGGCCATCTACAGTCCCACCGGGGTCTCGGCCGGCGTGGGTTTTGCCGTGCCCGTCGATACGGTCAAGCGCGTGGTCCCACAGCTCATCGAACACGGCCGTGTCATGCGCCCGCTGCTGGGAATCATCCTGGGCGACGAGCTCATCCTGCGGCGTCTTGGCCTGCAGGGCGTCCTGGTATGGGACGTTGCAGCAGACGGTCCTGCCGCTGCTGCGGGCATCCGGCCGCTCAGGCGCGTACCGAGCGGCGACATCGTGTTCGACGTGATCACCGGCATTGATGAACAGCAAGTGCGAAACCACGACGATCTGTACCGCATCCTCGATCGGCATGCGGTCGGCGATGAGGTCGCGGTGCGGTTGCGACGCGCCGCCGGCACGCTGCAGGTCCGTCTCAGATTGGCCGCAGCCCGCGAGTAG